AAAGAGGGTAAAGATAGGACTGATTATCCAGGATATAGGCCTATCGGTGTTTTGAACACACTGCAAACATAATGCCTCCGTACTGTCTAAAAGATTGGAAGCTGTGATGCCTCTCTCAATTGACAAAGATCAGACAGGTTTCATAAAATACAGGAAAACCCATAAAACCTTTCACACTGTCCACCAAattcagtaagaaaaaaaaaagttcagttttactCAGTTTAGATGCCGAAAAGGCTTTCGATTCAGTGGGGTgggaatttttatttttagctctAAATAGATTCAGATTCAGTAAGGATTTCATACGATCAGTGCTATCACTCTACACATCCTCTACAGCAAGAACCAAAGTCAATGGTAGTTTATCAGATCCCATAGTCATATAATAGCCCTCTCCTTTTCAACCTCTTCATATAACCAATGGCCCAGGTAGTCAGGCAAGAAGCAACCTTGGGgggtatactgtatatataggagtgatagaatataaaatatcattgtatgcTGACGATATGCTGATCCCAGTCAAGGAACCCAGCTCCAGTGTACCACAGCTGATGAACATTCTGAAAATATATGGGCACTATGGATATGTCATTAATGTGCACAAAACACAGGCTTTgatatttaattatattcaaAAACAAGAACTCATAGATAGATATAACTTCAACTGGTATTCATCACATATCAAGTATTTAGGTATATATACCAAAAATGacattaattataaatatatcaacaaaataatatacATATGATGATCTCATTAGATGGAGCTCTCTCCCCCTTGACTttggcagcagaatcagagCAGTTAAGAGCAGTTAAAATGAACATCCTGCCACAAGTGTTGTATGTATTCCTATCCCTCCTAGTACAGATCCCTCTCAAACAATTCAGAGAGTGGAATAAGCATTTATTACGTTTTATTTGGAATAACAAGAAACCCAGGGTGAAAAAGTCAACACTTCAGCTACAAAAAGAGAAGGGGGGCCTGGCCCTTCCCTGTGTAAGGGATTATTATCTGTCAGCCCAGCTGAGACCTTTAGTAAACTGGTGTAATCCCACTTAGTTGGCTAAATGGAAGAGTACTGAAATATAGACACACCAATACAGTCACTACTTGGCTGCCctaaagagaaagaggagttGGCATCGAGTTCAAACCCATGGATTAATTCCTCACTTAGAGTGTGGAGGGAGGCAGTTAAGAGATTTCAGATTCAAAGAGAGATCAAGTTAAGAGAATGTCAGTTGGCCAGCATATGATCCAGATTCCCAATACTCTAGATACAAGCAATGGTCTCAATATGGAATTGCAGCTCTATGCAGAACTGTTACACACTGGGAGCTAGATAGCTTTCAGAATCTATGCCAGATATATGAGTTAGGTAGGACGGATTTCTATAGATACTTACAGTTTCATAGCTATTTTTGGAGAGAGATAAAAGGCCTTAATCCAAAAGAACCATCGATACTTACCAAAATATTTATTGACACCTATAAATCAGGGAGTAACAAGGGTATTATAAGCAGCTTATATTCTGTCATCTTATCCCTTAACAAACACTCAATAGAGTAAAACAAATGTGGGAAAAGGAAATGCGAATAGAAATAACAGAAGAGATGTGGACTGATGCCTGGGAAACCTAACACTCCTCCACAAACTCTTAATCCTGGAGAGACTTTTGCTGGAAGAACATGATTCATTTCCTCTCACCCCTAAACAGAAATCCAAACAAACGGGGCCTCCACTGCCGTGTTGGAGAGAATGTGGGACAATGGTGGACCACTCACATATATTCTGGACTTGTCCCCTTATCAAGCCATTTTGGGGGGAGGTGTCAAAAACACTGGGTTTAATGTCTGTATGGATTTACCCCAAaggatttaaataaaagtgaacCTCCTAAAGATCTCAGGTGGACACTTTTATAAATATAGTGAATCAGTTACATCGGATGGAGTAGCTGACCTATAATTTGAggctacaaaaagaaaaagtggaaaaactGGAGAAAATAGACAGGTTTTTTTAGCCCATTTTTGCAAATGCCCTACTCTACTAGTAATATAAGTATAGTGTGTAGTGTAAATCTAAGTATTAGTACATGTGCTGTGACTCCTCAGGATCTCATGTTCTATGTTTGTATTGTGTCTCTTttgaaaaaaagatataaaagaagaaaaagaaaatgcttgtatgtgtcattctggagtgaaTGGACCAACAACCTATTTTGTCGATTTAGTTGGAGGACCTTGTGGAAAGTAGGTTTGAAAAAATGAGTAAAGACAGCTTGCAAGAGCGGTTCAAACCCTGCCTTTAGACACTTGCAATTTGGCCAGCTGCTGAATCTCTGCAGAAAGTGGACATGATTGTTGGATTGTCTGTTACATAAAGTTACCCTCCTTGATCGATTCCGCCATTAGAAAGGAGGTTTCAGATGCTGCACTTGGTTTGAAGCACACTGATCATGGTGTAAATGTTTTAGATGGTGGTGGTGTTATTGCTGACAACTGGTCATGCCCTTTCTCAACGCCATTATTGGCTTGGCTTTTAACAGTGCTCCAGCCCCACACAGATTACAGATGCACACATCATAGACTGTAGCTGGCTCCCTGTTtttaatacatactgtatgagaaTTGGATTTGACAATATAAAGGATCACAGTAAATACTGTAGTGGAGTCATTAACATACCTGGCAAGCTCTAAAATCAAATGGCTGTCACATGAAACACCTGACAAATCATGAAACGTATTATATACAAGCCATGTTCCCTCAGCTAGCTGATGTATTACCACATTATTTGTCATTAAATGTACTCAGTGTATAAAGCACAGAAACAATACCTACACTacataaaaaacattgtaatGCAATCCGATACAAAAGTCCTGTTATAAATTCAACCTAAACTTGGAACTTTCAATGTAATACAGTTACATACAACACCACCTCCACAAACTACTGTTTAATTCCTATAGAGCTGCATCAACAACTTGCATCACAATGTACAGGAGCTTCTACTTTTCTAGTCAGTCACAGTAAGATATAATAAATGGACAACATCTACAACACTGGATGGATATTTAGGTAACTGCAGACATTTGCAGCTGAAATGTATTCAAGACTTTGCAGGGAAGCACACAAGACAATCAGAAAAACCCAGAAGTACTTTCTTCAGCCAGTCTCTCAAGGTCACATTTTAATCCTGCAATCCTGAAAGACTCAATCTATTGGGTCcaagtgacatttttttgtggaatctgactgtcaagttgacacaaagaaacatttgaaaacacttcAATTTTCAGAATCAAGCAGAAAAAGCGTCACAAAGTGGCCGAGCTTGTCCATGCAAATCTGAAAGTTGAAAGCTTAGATTGAACGTCAATGATGGCAAATTTGTCTATGTAATTAATTACTGTAATTGATGACTATGATATTATTGTGACATAAGTGTCTTCTTATTAAAGGAAACCCTGTTGTTTCTCTGTCAATAACTTCAGCTGTCAGTGTAGTGTCTAAGATCCAGTTGTCATTATAACTATTGATAAGTGTCATGATAAAAGCTTCTCGCTATAATGAAGCAAAGAAATCCACATGTTCTCTTGTTGATTACATGTACCTTATCATTTTAACAAGAAACTTCTCATTAcaacaatatactgtaagtacGTAACAGTGGTTCTTACATTTTTTGTAAAccagtttaatttttttctacCATTATGAATTAGTATCAAAATGAGCCAATAATAAATGTTACTTTATGGAAATACCATTATCTCAATACACATTTAACACCACCTGAGCTGCCAGAGATTTTCATCTGAAAGGCACAAGGCGGCCCGGTTACATTGACAGTTAACCCGAGAGCGAGACAGGCCTGTCAGAAATCTGTCCATCTCGTAAGGAAAGCTACAGTGTCTCACAACTTGGGTTtcccttttgtggctccaggcATCATTTCTAACATggtactcaccaaagtaatgGCTGAGATCTCAGAGTGTGGTGACATCACTAAATATAGGACAAGATACAAAAATCATATCACACAGTTACACTTATAACAGGCCAGCAGCTAGGCCAAATTAGCTAAACCTCTTTATTAGGATGTAAAACTGATAGTGAACACACCCATAATATTGCTAATAATCCCTCATTACATGAACACAACTATATGTCAAGTACTGTAGGTAAAAGACGAACTAAGAAACTATGACAGATATTTACAATGAATAATCTAGATAGGGATTTTACTGTTACCTTCATCTTCTCTTCTGAATAGCTATGCCGTTGGTTTATATACAACCTGTCTGATTCTCATGTCagagttacaaaaaaaaaagttgtaatgaACTGTTTTccttaaacatgttttcttgtcTGAAAAACCTTAAACCTTGCTAGCATGAAAGtatacttttttgttgttttttgtttgtacattaaaGACattcactttttcactttttttgccTTAGTATGTATGTAGTACAAAAAGTCTCTATGTCTGCATGGTTGGCCCTGCCCACAGTTTGAGAATTCTTACTTGAGTTATTTTGTCACATGTGGCAGCGAGTcaagacagaaataaataaacatggcaagattctttttttttttttttttttaattgtttcattaAGCACAATAAATAGTCAGTTTTGCATCTGATACATGTGGTTAGATGTAACGATGTTAATTATCAGCATCTTATGTGTGCTTTTCTGTATATGACATTCAAAATTGTTATTAAGTCAAACCATTATTTTGTCAGCCTTGTAAACCAAGAGCTTtggtaaatacattttaaatctacatctattgttttcttttttatttaagagAATGTCAGGAGTCAGCCCGACCCCTTTAACACCTAATGGAGTATTACACTCCTGACTTTTATAGTGCTGATGCCATCAAATGTCAAGCGGCGCCGATGAATTTCATCCCGGCGCAGAATGTATCAGGTCACCCACCAATCTGTAGAAGTGCTGGACAGAAACTTATTTCTATGCTAATGGTGTTGACAAATGTGTTGTGATCTGGTTGCCATTTTTGAGCGGATTTGAATTGTCCCCCTGAATTGAATTGTACTGTGAATTAtcatataattacattttcaggCGTGATTTATGTGCACATCAGGACCGGTGTGCTCCAGTTAATTGGTCGTGGCATTTCTGCAGCTGGTCTGACTCCAAACACTGCAGGATGTTTCTCTCCCAGTAAACATCAATCTTTTTCCTTGCCCCCCTTTCTGCtcttgctttcatttttcattcatttgttctttttttctttctgtcctccttgctttcattctttcattctttgtttttttttcttctttccagtACTGCTGGCGATGCTTTCACCCGCTCCTTTATACTTTCCATCTTCCGTCATCTGTCTCAGCTGTATTTGAAGGGATGACAGTGAGGTACCCTCAGGGTTATATAGTAGCTCTGCCTCCTTCATAGCAGgaagacgcacacacacacacactctctgtcaTTGTTATTTTGTCTATTCCAGCACATGCCATTGACATATTCTCTGTCCATCACTTTTTTCTATATGCTTCAGTGTATCATCTTTccaatacagtacaatatatactgtactgtgtatgtgtgtgcctgtgtttaCATATGTGCAGGGCATCAACAGATATGGATCTTGAAATCAGACCATTTTTGtatcaaaaatattaaaaggaCCCAGTGTTTTTTCGCCAGGACTGATTTCATATCAGCATAGATATGAAAATTCTCACATGAAAATGGAGGTACATTTGTGTACCTATACTTTTGTGCATTGATGTCAGTCCCTCAGTTTGTTTCTGATAGTGGCGCGCTGTCTCCTCCATAGACAATGCTCTCCGTCCTCTAGCAGCGCTCTGCCACGAGCAGCCGAGTCCTCAGCCATCCACATCACTGTGTGTCACCTCACTGCGTGTCCCTGGCTGCCCTCAATCACACAGACTCCTGACATTTGACATGATCTCACGTAATAGCCAAGCCTTCAGGGTCAAATCAACAGCATCTCCAAATCTAACCCTACACTGGTAACAGGAAGCTGACTCAAGTCTGTGTCAAAGGTAATATTGCTGGAAAACACATCATCCAGGCTGACTTTACTGGGATCAGCTTAATTACTGGTACATGAGAGCCGGCCAGGGCTGCGGTATGCACTGAGAGAGTGAACGTTTAATGGACTGGATTTCTTGAAAAAGgaactttgcttttgttttttactaCGTGAACCATGCTTTGACAAACTGCTCAGGTAATGCTGGGCAGATTGGAGTTTTAGCTGTACAAACAATTCTCTGGCCTGCTCTGGGggctgaaatagaaaaaaacactggCTGGTATAAACCTTAACAGCTTTTTCATAACACAAGGAACAGGCACAAATTTGCAAACTGGCAAATATTAATGGCAAATGAACCTGGTATACATATACTGCAAGTTCAAACTACTaatcagtattttcattttaatcagtGTAAAGTGGGTTTCAGTGTAATCTGGGAAGTATCTCAGTGTAATCTCTTGAAGCATGGAGTATGTCATACATTGTACAAAATgcactatatatatacatacactcagcaagcactttattaggaacatctgtgcaatctaatgcaatctaaTAGCTCTGCCattaattctacttttatgaggttttttcagtttttgttgacatagatagatagatagatagatagatggtagacagtggtggtgtactggagtgcattatattgaaaagtgttcctaatattttgcccctcccatgtatgttaatggagtgaaCTGCTCCATTGCAACTGCAAGCCAACATTTGGTATAACAATTTTGCATTGTGATGTGTCAGTGATGTGTTAGCTCTTTctgctgccctcaagtggccaaaaataaataaattaatgtatCTCAAGAAATATAAGAGACAATAACATCTTCTTAATTCATTCATAAACATGACATTATTGATCTTTGTGGGTCAGTTAGTTTGCAAATAGCTTTCAGCTAGTGTGAATGGTTTACTGGGCTTCTGTCTACTATCTCTACTCTTTTTTCTGCCTATACCGGTCTCCACAGCAGTTCTGCCACTGacaaatcttttgtttttcacaatgttttgtttttgtaaattatcatttaatttggaaAATGATTCCTTAGCTGTGAGAATTAACTTCATGCTGAGGTAATTCTATTGAGGTATAGCTATTGTTCAGTGCCTCGTGCTTTACATTGCAGAGCTGTCGGAACATATAGTATCTGCAGCAGAattgtttttgtacagaaaGTTACAATTATGTAAACTTGaacatattatatcatattatatctATTTTTGGCCAAATTGTCCTTTCAGATGTCTTTCAtttacatatgtacacacactcaggcACACACACTTCCCATGAACAAAACAGCATTTATGATTTGGAGCAAGGTGACTGACAGGGCAGCATGACAGCTGATTGACAGGTATGACAGtatgacaggaggaggagatgggagAAGATTTTACAAAGATTTTTGTCTCAGGTAGCGTGTCATGACTTGACATTGGAATGAGATGATGAGTGCAACCTTTGACAGCAGGATTTAAAGGAGCAGTATGATTGTTCTTATACCATGGTATAAAATGGAAGAAGCTGATCGATACTAATTACTCAAACATTACATCTTACTCTCAACATGCTCCACCcagacaaattaaaaagaaacGTATCTCGAaacacttctctttttttcattactgGTCATACACATAAATTGAAAAGATAATCCAAGATTTCCATTTCAGGATGACAAGCCTCTTGAGGTTTTCCATCCTGTTTTCAAGGTCctacatgaaatgaaaatgctgTCCTTCCTCCATGTTAGCTACTAATAATATCTGAAGCAATTTCAATCAAAATGATCTAATTTAAAATTGCATTTTGCTTGATGAGTCATCTTAACTTCCAAATTGCTCATTGTGTGTGAACAGATGGACGAACATGCAATCAAGGTTGATAATGCATGACAATTTAATATTGCAATAGAGCCTATTAAACCATTTACTGTCATCACATCAGTCTCTTAAAAGTGATTTATCATTGGTAAGCCCATTATGTGGTTTTCACTCAAATCACCGAGCGTGAGATTGATTAAGCCTCCAAAAGTCATTTTGTTTGAGGACAACGTAATACCCAATAACTCTCAAAGAGCCAAACATTAGAGTGCTAAAAAGTACGATTGGTTTTTactcccacccccaccacctccttctctccctcccttcctccttctccctccctaAATATCAGCATTCCCAAGGCACCACCCAATccaagaagaagaggaagagggctCCAGCCTTCATTATCGTTTCTCAACACTAACGAAACGAAatttgacccatcctatacACTGGGAGCAGTGGGTAGCCATGGTGGGTGCCCAGGGAAGCAActtgtcttgctcaaggacactttgacaaaTGGACAGGGAGAGCTGAGGAATCGAACCATAACCCTGCAGGTGGTGAGGACCCACTCTTCCTCCTGAGCCACAACCGCCTCAAAACAATCAAAGGTGCTTTCATCCTGTTAAATTATGAGCTTGTTTGCTTGCAATTAGTTTGGTGTGAACCAACTCTATTAGCGTGCCTCAgtgatttctcttctttttcctcccgACAGATCTCTTGATCCGTGTTGCGTGCATAATTAGCCATCAATGATTGGCTTCTCAGCTGAAGTGGAGAACACTAGTGAGCCAGGAGGAAGCTTAAATGGAAGGACCCTTAAATGAATCCACAGGAGACGACTGGCCCCTGTTTGATCCAAGTCCATTCAGATGAACCCCATCTGAGAATCAGCTCTCTTATTGTACAGTCAGGGAGATGGGTAACtatattattatcatcagtTATTCTTATGACAGGATCAGACTAcacaatgtttttgtcttttgagaTGGTCAGAGTGTCATATCAGGTGATAGTATGAATCATTCATTCTTGCCAAGTTAGACTTGACGGGACCAACAACATTATTTTGCAACTCTTTTGCTTCAGCATGTTTACAGTTGTGCATGGAGGAGCGCTCTGTGCTCCTTTGGTCAACATCACAAAGCACATTGTAGAAATTGTCAAAATAGATGAGAGAAGGCGTAAACATTCTGTCATACTAGTCTTTTTGTTGGAACGCTGTGACGTGTCCAAACGCTTCTTGAGTCAGTCTTCCATTGTGGCACACTACAAGAGATAAAATggatacaaataaaattgttgCACACAATGTTTTTGTCCCAGACATGTTGTTCAGTTGGGCCATTATGTTCTGTTCTGTAGTCCCATTGTACATTTCCTCCCTGTcttacaatatatatatatatatatatatatatatatatgtatacagacacacatatatgtgtatatatatatacagacacacacatatatgtgtatatatatatgtatgtatatatatatgtgtatgtatatatctatataataaataaaaaaatcaaagtgagAACTGTGTCCTTGAGGTCCACAGGTCCCAGTTTACAtaatattatgtttattatcgAGTAATCTGCCaaatattttgtcactttatcaATTcataatttgataaaatgtcagcaaagaTTGAGAAATGCATATCACAAGTTCTTGTAGCCCAAAGTCTTCATGCTCGTTTTGTCTAAACAACAGTtttaaacccaaagatattctgttcTGTACTATCATGAAGGACTGAGAAAACAAGGGAATCTCCACATTTTAGAGGCTGGATCCAGCAATTTTTTCCCaatattttccttaaaaaaaattacatgaatGGTTAATCAAAATATTGAAATTGTTACAGAAGGATTTTCTGCCACACAACTAAAcagctaattgtttcagcattaTTTATATTAGTGTTATGAAGGCTCTGGGCGTCCTTGTAGCTTATTGTGGTTTAGGATTCATGCTATATTACCACAAATTCCGAATTCAATATTCCCCTATAAcctaatgtacagtatgttgcatGTAATACCCCTCCCTCTACACTGTGAAATATACAATAAAGCcacaaatataattatatattagaTGAGTGCATACAGGATACATATTATGCCCAATGGCCCATTTCTTATACTTTTGtcccaatttttaaaaatgttttgttgtccTTTTaggtgtttttacagtgtagcaTAACAGAAACTTAATGTGAAAAGATAAAAGTGAAATACATGTAAACAATTCATGTATTTCTCAGACtaaattattctttattttatcagTATGCAGACCCCTGGAACCCCACTCAAGGACGCCTGGAGAAATCTGGGTCCCTTGAGTCCCCATATCAAGTCCGcctatttttttattcaataattTATTCTTGACAAACACAGCATGAGCTTTGGCAACTccggcttctctctctctccctctccctctgtgtgtgtgtgtgtgtgtgtgtgtgtgtgtgtgtgtgtgtgtatgcttttCTATCAGCTGGTTTTATTCTCAGCGGACACTGATGCGCACAACATAACAAGGcctttctctcttcccctctctcccccccttctctctctctccccctctcctcttgtgctctctctctctcctactctctctctgtcctctctgtctatgtctctctccctccccagGTCCTCTCCTCTATCCCGTCTCCCCTCCTCTGCTCTGCACCTGCTCCTCCCCTCCTGCCTTATTATCCTCAGACTCAGAGCAGCGCTCCGTCCTCGCCAAGTGATGCTCCTCGGCGGCGCACATCGGTGGGTTATCACCGCCCGCTGCAGGGAGGACCTCTCCggcttgtttttctcctctggaAACACGCACTGACGGACGACTGGACATGGGAATTTAACGGGGCTGGTGAGAGTGAGCTGGAGGAGGATAGGACGGTGAAGAAGCGCTCAAGTCCCATccgagagaagaggaggaggaggaggagggggactCCGGGGAAACAGTCCCGCCGGGACGGGGGACCACAACGGATGGTTTTGTGCTTTACATAGTTTGAAATTGACTCAACgtgctgttttttgttgtttggtcgtgaataaaaaaaaataaaaccagaggATTTGAAAGCAGGGGTTCCAGGAGTTGCGATCAGCGCCTTTCCGTTTGCGATGGAGTGAAAGAGAGGGCGCACGGTAACTTCAGTCTCGCCAtgaaatcagtgtttttcagcCGCTTCTTCATCCTGCTGCCCTGGGTCCTTATTGTCATCATCATGATCGATATCGACAGTAAAAGGACGATCCGGGTTCCGGCCGCCGGTCGGACCAGCAGGGCGCAGCGGGCGGCCCGAACTGGCGCACCGGGGGTAGGTGGCACCCAGAACCAGTCCGCCCTGCCGGTTATCTACGCCATCACTCCGACTTACACCCGTCCAGTGCAGAAAGCGGAGCTGACCCGGCTGGCCCACGCCTTCCGCCAGGTGCCCCGACTCCACTGGATCGTAGTGGAGGACTCGACGGCGCGCACGGAGCTGGTGGCGCGCTTCCTGGCCCGGTGCGGCGTGCCATACACGCACCTGCATGTGTTCACACCCCGCAGGTTCAAGCGCGCCGGGATGCCACGCGCCACCGAACAGAGGAATGTGGCTCTCGCGTGGCTCCGGCAGCACCGGACCAGACGGGACGCCGGGGTGGTTTTCTTCGCGGATGACGACAACACGTACAGCCTGGAGCTGTTTGAAGAGGTAACCCGACAGTTATTATGTGTTATTAGACTACTGTCCTAATCGGTCTTCATCACCTTACAGCTGACCAATAACATCAAGAGGTAGAATTCACCTTTAACTGACAGTATTCTTAAAGTTACAATAAACCAATAAgtaattaaaatacattaattataAGTGCGTTTGTTTGAAAACCATGAGGTTTATTAAGAAACTGAGTTTCTCCATTGCTCGGTAtagctttgttttggtcaaaaacagttaaaattaaCGGTTGTTAAGTACTAAGAGCCTTGACTTAAAAGTAATACAGTAAAGGCTAAATGTCCAATTACAAGTTACAGTCCTGAAATGAGAATTTAACTTACGTAGCCTACTATGAGCAAAATATAGTAACACTATGTAACGTCAGAAAGaagaaatatcaaaaacattattttacaaataaaaagttaaaaaaaaaaaaaaaaaagggaatgaaACAATCAGTTTTGCTGCAACAATCTTAGATGCTCTGGTATGACCAATAGATTATGGTAATCTAGTGTTGTGCAGCAGCCAATACTGACTCAGTTCACTGATTTTAGGACTTTTCTCTACTTGTGCCACTGTTTTTAGAATTTACCATTGTCTCATAATTGTCACTTGTGGTCACAGTGGCTGCCTTTCATCAAAAGTTACATAGGCTCGTTTTAAactcagaaataaaaatacttatTATGCAGAATGGCCGCTATCAAAGTCATATAATTATATAGCCTAATGATGA
This genomic interval from Thunnus thynnus chromosome 14, fThuThy2.1, whole genome shotgun sequence contains the following:
- the b3gat2 gene encoding galactosylgalactosylxylosylprotein 3-beta-glucuronosyltransferase 2 codes for the protein MKSVFFSRFFILLPWVLIVIIMIDIDSKRTIRVPAAGRTSRAQRAARTGAPGVGGTQNQSALPVIYAITPTYTRPVQKAELTRLAHAFRQVPRLHWIVVEDSTARTELVARFLARCGVPYTHLHVFTPRRFKRAGMPRATEQRNVALAWLRQHRTRRDAGVVFFADDDNTYSLELFEEMRSTRGVSVWPVGFVGGRAYERPLVSGGKVVGWYTGWRPDRPFATDMAGFAVNLQVILANPRAQFKRRGSQPGMQESDFLKQITKVTELEPKANNCTRVLVWHTRTEKPHLANEPKHRKDTVVIEV